The following are from one region of the Strix uralensis isolate ZFMK-TIS-50842 chromosome 4, bStrUra1, whole genome shotgun sequence genome:
- the SSTR1 gene encoding somatostatin receptor type 1: protein MLPDGTGTRLPGGAGGDSGGSDSGGGGAGSASEEAAAGGMDSGGRNSSGAPNSTLSESQGSAILISFIYSVVCLVGLCGNSMVIYVILRYAKMKTATNIYILNLAIADELLMLSVPFLVTSTLLHHWPFGSLLCRLVLSVDAINMFTSIYCLTVLSVDRYIAVVHPIKAARYRRPTVAKMVNLGVWVLSILIILPIIIFSNTAANSDGTVACNMLMPEPTQRWLVVFVIYTFLMGFLLPVVAICLCYILIIAKMRMVALKAGWQQRKRSERKITLMVMMVVMVFVICWMPFYIVQLVNVFVEQDDATISQLSVILGYANSCANPILYGFLSDNFKRSFQRLLCLSWMDNAAEEPIDYYATALKSRAYSVEDFPPDNLESGSMYRNGTCTSRITTL, encoded by the coding sequence ATGCTCCCCGATGGCACCGGCACCAGGCTTCCGGGCGGGGCAGGCGGCGACAGCGGCGGCAGCGACAGCGGTGGCGGCGGAGCCGGCAGCGCctcggaggaggcggcggcggggggcatGGACTCGGGCGGCAGGAACTCCTCTGGCGCTCCGAACAGCACCCTGAGCGAGTCTCAGGGCAGCGCCATCCTCATCTCATTCATCTACTCCGTGGTATGCCTGGTGGGGCTGTGCGGCAACTCCATGGTCATCTACGTGATCCTACGCTACGCCAAGATGAAGACGGCCACCAACATCTACATCCTCAACTTGGCCATCGCGGACGAGCTGCTGATGCTCAGCGTGCCCTTTCTGGTCACCTCCACCCTGCTGCACCACTGGCCCTTTGGCTCACTGCTCTGCCGCCTGGTGCTCAGCGTGGATGCCATCAACATGTTCACCAGCATCTACTGCCTGACCGTGCTCAGTGTGGACCGCTACATTGCTGTGGTGCACCCCATCAAGGCGGCTAGGTACCGCCGGCCCACTGTAGCTAAAATGGTCAATCTGGGTGTCTGGGTGCTTTCCATCCTCATCATCCTGCCCATCATCATCTTCTCCAACACAGCGGCCAACAGTGATGGAACGGTGGCTTGCAACATGCTCATGCCAGAGCCCACGCAGAGGTGGCTGGTCGTCTTTGTGATCTACACCTTTCTGATGGGCTTCTTGCTGCCTGTGGTGGCCATCTGCCTCTGCTACATCCTCATCATTGCCAAGATGCGCATGGTGGCCCTGAAGGCTGGCTGGCAGCAACGCAAACGCTCTGAGCGCAAGATCACCCTCATGGTCATGATGGTGGTGATGGTCTTTGTCATCTGCTGGATGCCGTTCTACATCGTGCAGCTGGTCAATGTCTTCGTAGAGCAGGATGATGCCACCATCAGCCAGCTCTCCGTTATCTTGGGCTATGCCAACAGCTGTGCCAACCCCATCCTCTATGGCTTTCTCTCGGACAACTTCAAGCGGTCCTTCCAGCGGCTGCTCTGCCTCAGTTGGATGGACAATGCTGCAGAGGAACCCATCGACTACTATGCCACTGCCCTCAAGAGCAGGGCATACAGCGTGGAGGACTTTCCCCCAGACAACTTGGAGTCAGGGAGCATGTACAGGAATGGCACTTGCACCTCCAGGATTACTACCCTCTGA